The following are from one region of the Juglans regia cultivar Chandler chromosome 10, Walnut 2.0, whole genome shotgun sequence genome:
- the LOC108981256 gene encoding uncharacterized protein LOC108981256, whose translation MHPPTFDGRGDATLAEDWIQDIEEILRIINCMDEQKVLFSAFKLTGEAKRWWISERTIREVEGTEIVRWLHFKQIFLERFFPMSIRDDKALEFTNLIQGAMTVHQYAARFIELSHFVAYLIPDEEKKARMFEQGLNEKIYERIVGFQIRNFSELVNKATVFEQSLQKSATLLEQRKRTAP comes from the coding sequence ATGCATCCTCCCACCTTTGATGGTCGGGGCGATGCAACCTTAGCAGAAGACTGGATCCAAGATATTGAGGAGATACTCCGCATTATAAACTGCATGGACGAACAGAAGGTTCTATTTTCTGCTTTCAAACTAACCGGAGAAGCAAAAAGATGGTGGATTTCTGAAAGAACTATCAGAGAAGTGGAAGGGACGGAAATAGTCCGTTGGTTACACTTCAAGCAGATTTTTCTGGAACGCTTTTTCCCAATGTCAATCCGAGATGACAAGGCTTTGGAGTTCACTAATTTGATACAGGGAGCTATGACAGTACACCAGTACGCAGCTAGATTTATTGAGTTATCACACTTTGTTGCATATTTGATCcctgatgaggagaagaaggctcGTATGTTTGAGCAAGGGCttaatgaaaagatttatgaacgaattgtgggctttcaaattcgGAACTTTTCAGAGTTGGTGAATAAGGCCACAGTATTTGAACAGAGCCTTCAAAAAAGTGCAACACTACTagaacagaggaagaggacTGCACCATAG